The proteins below are encoded in one region of Streptomyces roseirectus:
- a CDS encoding LysR family transcriptional regulator — MSIDGVVVPLAHRVPDLGALELLLAVARVGSLGGAARELGITQPAASSRIRSMERQLGVALVDRSPRGSRLTDAGALVTDWARRIVEAAEAFDVGAQALRDRRDSRLRVAASMTIAEYLLPGWLLALRAQRPDTAVSLLAGNSAVVAERVLGDEADLGFVEGVSMPGGLDSAVIGHDRLIVVVAPRHPWGRRRKAVQAEELAATPLILRERGSGTRQVLDTALGVSARPLIELSSTTAVKAAAVGGAGPAVLSELVVSEELALRRLVSVPVEGVALGRELRAVWRTGHRPAGPARELLALTRG; from the coding sequence ATGAGCATCGACGGTGTTGTGGTTCCCCTCGCGCATCGGGTGCCCGATCTCGGGGCGCTCGAACTGCTCCTCGCGGTCGCCCGGGTGGGGAGCCTCGGGGGTGCCGCCCGCGAACTCGGGATCACCCAGCCCGCCGCCAGCAGCCGGATCCGGTCCATGGAACGGCAACTCGGTGTCGCCCTCGTCGACCGGTCGCCCCGGGGGTCCCGGCTCACCGACGCGGGGGCGTTGGTGACCGACTGGGCCCGGCGGATCGTCGAAGCGGCCGAGGCGTTCGATGTCGGCGCGCAGGCGTTGCGGGACCGGCGTGACTCCCGGCTTCGGGTCGCCGCGAGCATGACCATCGCCGAGTATCTGCTGCCGGGGTGGTTGTTGGCGCTTCGTGCGCAGCGGCCCGATACGGCGGTGTCCCTGCTTGCCGGGAACTCCGCGGTTGTCGCCGAGCGGGTGCTGGGTGACGAAGCCGATCTCGGGTTCGTGGAGGGGGTGAGTATGCCCGGCGGGCTCGACTCCGCCGTCATCGGACATGACCGGTTGATCGTCGTCGTCGCGCCCCGGCATCCCTGGGGGCGCCGTCGGAAAGCCGTCCAGGCCGAGGAGTTGGCCGCGACTCCCTTGATCCTCCGCGAGCGGGGGTCCGGGACCCGGCAAGTCCTCGATACCGCGCTCGGCGTTTCCGCCCGGCCGCTGATCGAACTCTCCTCCACGACCGCCGTCAAAGCAGCGGCAGTCGGCGGCGCCGGGCCCGCTGTCCTGAGCGAACTCGTCGTGAGCGAGGAGTTGGCCCTGCGCCGGTTGGTGTCCGTGCCGGTCGAAGGGGTCGCGTTGGGGCGGGAGTTGAGGGCGGTATGGCGCACGGGACACCGGCCTGCGGGCCCGGCCCGGGAACTGTTGGCGCTGACTCGGGGGTGA
- a CDS encoding gamma-glutamyl-gamma-aminobutyrate hydrolase family protein produces MANVPLVGISTYLEPAVRWRVWESEAALLPVGYPRLVQRAGGIAAMLPPDAPSRAAATVARLDALVVSGGPDVDPALYGAEPHPRTDPPARERDGWETALIDAALSAGVPLLGICRGMQLLNVVLGGTLVQHMDGHVKAPGVFGQHTVTPVPGTRYASLVPEPASVPTYHHQAVDRVAPGLVASAHAEDGTVEAVERSEGWTLGVQWHPEMGDDLRVMRALVEAAS; encoded by the coding sequence ATGGCGAACGTTCCGCTCGTCGGGATCAGCACCTATCTGGAGCCCGCCGTCCGCTGGCGGGTCTGGGAGTCGGAGGCGGCGCTGCTTCCGGTCGGGTATCCGCGGCTGGTCCAGCGGGCCGGGGGGATCGCGGCGATGCTGCCGCCCGACGCGCCGTCCCGGGCCGCCGCGACGGTCGCCCGGCTCGACGCGCTCGTCGTCTCCGGGGGGCCGGACGTCGATCCCGCGCTGTACGGGGCCGAGCCTCACCCCCGTACCGACCCGCCCGCGCGGGAACGGGACGGCTGGGAGACGGCGTTGATCGACGCCGCGCTCTCCGCCGGGGTGCCGCTCCTCGGGATCTGCCGGGGCATGCAGCTCCTCAACGTCGTCCTCGGGGGGACGCTGGTCCAGCACATGGACGGGCACGTCAAGGCGCCCGGGGTGTTCGGGCAGCACACGGTCACGCCCGTGCCGGGGACCCGGTACGCCTCGCTCGTTCCCGAGCCGGCCAGTGTGCCGACGTACCACCATCAGGCCGTCGACCGTGTCGCCCCCGGGCTCGTCGCGTCCGCGCACGCGGAGGACGGGACCGTCGAGGCGGTCGAGCGGAGTGAGGGGTGGACGCTGGGTGTGCAGTGGCATCCCGAGATGGGGGACGATCTCCGGGTCATGCGGGCGCTGGTCGAGGCGGCCTCCTGA